One Pseudomonas abieticivorans genomic region harbors:
- a CDS encoding transporter substrate-binding domain-containing protein gives MSQKIGLFGSLALTVAMLAAMPAAQAKDWTSVNIATEGAYEPWNLTLPGGKIGGFEPELMEILCQRMNLKCNIAVQNWDGMIASLNTGKFDVLMDAVVITEDRKKVMAFSIPYARTPASFVALDANILPGKPGPANEITLGTDEKQIGDAIAELRKALKGKTIGIASGTIYTPFIDDHFKDIATIREYSNSADTILDLQAGRIDVAFDDTTFLDSLKAKPENANLAYTGPQIGGPIWGEGEAFGFRLKDEDLKAKFDAALKEALADGTVKKLSEKWFKLDLTPKS, from the coding sequence ATGTCGCAGAAAATCGGCTTGTTTGGATCTTTGGCTTTGACCGTGGCCATGCTGGCAGCGATGCCCGCTGCACAGGCCAAGGACTGGACCAGCGTCAACATCGCTACCGAGGGCGCCTACGAGCCCTGGAACCTGACCTTGCCAGGTGGCAAGATCGGCGGCTTCGAGCCTGAGCTAATGGAAATCCTCTGCCAGCGCATGAACCTCAAATGCAACATCGCGGTGCAGAATTGGGACGGCATGATCGCCAGCCTCAACACCGGCAAGTTCGATGTGCTGATGGACGCCGTGGTCATCACCGAAGACCGCAAGAAGGTCATGGCCTTCTCGATCCCTTACGCACGCACCCCGGCCAGCTTCGTCGCCCTGGATGCCAACATCCTGCCGGGCAAGCCTGGCCCGGCCAATGAAATTACCCTGGGCACCGACGAGAAGCAGATCGGCGACGCCATTGCCGAGTTGCGCAAGGCGCTCAAGGGCAAGACCATCGGTATCGCCTCGGGCACCATCTACACCCCGTTCATCGATGACCACTTCAAGGACATCGCCACCATCCGCGAATACAGCAACTCGGCCGACACTATCCTCGACTTGCAGGCAGGGCGGATCGACGTGGCGTTCGACGACACCACTTTCCTCGACTCGCTGAAAGCCAAGCCGGAAAACGCCAACCTGGCCTACACCGGCCCGCAGATTGGTGGCCCGATCTGGGGCGAGGGCGAAGCGTTCGGTTTCCGCTTGAAAGACGAAGACCTGAAAGCCAAGTTCGACGCCGCGCTCAAAGAGGCCCTGGCCGACGGTACGGTCAAGAAGCTCAGCGAGAAGTGGTTCAAGCTGGACCTCACGCCCAAGTCCTGA
- the hutU gene encoding urocanate hydratase: MADNKFRDVEIRAARGNTLTAKSWLTEAPLRMLMNNLDPEVAENPKELVVYGGIGRAARNWECYDKIVESLTNLNDDETLLVQSGKPVGVFKTHSNAPRVLIANSNLVPHWATWEHFNELDAKGLAMYGQMTAGSWIYIGSQGIVQGTYETFVEAGRQHYNGSLQGKWVLTAGLGGMGGAQPLAATLAGACSLNIECQQSRIDFRLASRYVDEQATDLDDALARIAKYTAEGKAISIALLGNAAEILPELVKRGVRPDMVTDQTSAHDPLNGYLPAGWTWEQYRDRAQTEPAAVVKAAKQSMAVHVQAMLDFQKQGIPTFDYGNNIRQMAKEEGVTNAFDFPGFVPAYIRPLFCRGVGPFRWAALSGNAEDIYKTDAKVKELIPDDAHLHNWLDMARERISFQGLPARICWVGLGQRAKLGLAFNEMVRRGELSAPVVIGRDHLDSGSVSSPNRETESMQDGSDAVSDWPLLNALLNTASGATWVSLHHGGGVGMGFSQHSGMVIVCDGSDEAAERIARVLHNDPATGVMRHADAGYQIAIDCAKEQGLNLPMIK; encoded by the coding sequence GTGGCTGACAACAAATTTCGTGACGTTGAGATCCGTGCCGCACGCGGTAACACGCTGACCGCCAAGAGCTGGCTGACCGAAGCGCCGCTGCGCATGTTGATGAACAACCTTGACCCGGAAGTGGCCGAGAACCCGAAAGAGCTGGTGGTGTACGGCGGCATCGGCCGTGCCGCGCGTAACTGGGAGTGCTACGACAAGATCGTCGAGAGCCTGACCAACCTGAACGACGACGAGACCCTGCTGGTGCAATCCGGCAAGCCGGTCGGCGTGTTCAAGACCCACAGCAATGCCCCGCGTGTACTGATCGCCAACTCCAACCTGGTGCCGCACTGGGCCACTTGGGAGCACTTCAACGAACTGGACGCCAAGGGCCTGGCCATGTACGGCCAGATGACCGCCGGCAGCTGGATCTACATCGGCAGCCAAGGCATCGTGCAAGGCACCTACGAAACCTTCGTCGAAGCCGGTCGCCAGCACTACAACGGCAGCCTGCAAGGTAAGTGGGTACTGACCGCAGGCCTGGGCGGCATGGGCGGCGCGCAGCCACTGGCCGCCACCTTGGCCGGTGCGTGTTCGCTGAACATCGAGTGCCAGCAGAGCCGCATCGACTTCCGCCTGGCCAGCCGTTATGTCGACGAGCAGGCCACCGACCTGGACGACGCCCTGGCGCGAATCGCCAAATACACCGCCGAAGGCAAGGCCATCTCCATCGCCCTGCTGGGCAACGCCGCCGAAATCCTGCCGGAACTGGTGAAGCGTGGCGTGCGCCCGGACATGGTCACCGACCAGACCAGCGCCCACGACCCGTTGAACGGCTACCTGCCGGCCGGCTGGACTTGGGAGCAGTATCGCGACCGCGCCCAAACCGAGCCGGCTGCCGTGGTGAAAGCCGCCAAGCAATCGATGGCCGTGCACGTGCAGGCCATGCTGGACTTCCAGAAACAAGGCATCCCGACCTTCGACTACGGCAACAACATCCGCCAGATGGCCAAGGAAGAGGGCGTTACCAATGCTTTCGACTTCCCGGGCTTTGTGCCGGCCTACATCCGCCCACTGTTTTGCCGTGGCGTGGGGCCGTTCCGCTGGGCCGCGCTGTCGGGTAATGCCGAAGACATCTACAAGACCGACGCCAAGGTCAAGGAACTGATCCCGGACGACGCCCACCTGCACAACTGGCTGGACATGGCCCGCGAGCGCATCAGCTTCCAGGGCCTGCCGGCACGCATCTGCTGGGTCGGCCTGGGCCAGCGCGCCAAGCTGGGCCTGGCGTTCAACGAAATGGTGCGCCGCGGCGAGCTGTCGGCTCCGGTAGTGATCGGCCGCGACCACCTGGACTCCGGTTCTGTTTCCAGCCCTAACCGCGAAACCGAATCCATGCAGGACGGCAGCGATGCGGTGTCTGACTGGCCGCTGCTGAACGCCCTGCTGAACACCGCCAGCGGCGCCACCTGGGTGTCGCTGCACCATGGCGGTGGCGTGGGCATGGGCTTCAGCCAGCATTCAGGGATGGTCATCGTGTGTGACGGTTCTGACGAAGCGGCCGAGCGTATCGCCCGCGTGTTGCACAACGACCCGGCCACCGGCGTGATGCGCCATGCCGATGCCGGCTACCAGATCGCCATCGACTGCGCCAAGGAACAAGGCCTGAACCTGCCGATGATCAAATGA
- the ptuB gene encoding retron Ec78 anti-phage system effector HNH endonuclease PtuB, translating to MRRLDRQNESPAGLMRYRHGQNTWSATCPTPQERRDIWQSLEFMQRGRCAYCEGAMGDGNRHIEHFRQRRNYPRGTFDWSNLFGSCNRAETCGRAKDQCGIYPPEVLIKPDIEDPDTFLVFTPLGNVKPRAGLSAQDHLRASETIRILVLDGALNQIRRAVLCGYIQTMDYFVECAEVYGDDDSWVEELEREVRNTADLPYATAIRHVLTRQSE from the coding sequence ATGCGACGTCTGGATCGGCAAAACGAGTCACCAGCCGGGTTGATGCGTTACAGACACGGCCAGAACACTTGGAGCGCGACTTGCCCGACCCCCCAGGAACGCAGGGATATCTGGCAGTCGCTGGAATTTATGCAGAGGGGTCGATGCGCATACTGCGAGGGGGCGATGGGCGATGGGAATCGTCATATCGAGCACTTCCGCCAGCGCCGGAATTACCCTCGGGGTACATTCGATTGGAGTAATTTGTTTGGCTCCTGCAACCGTGCAGAAACTTGCGGCAGAGCCAAGGACCAATGCGGGATTTACCCGCCAGAAGTACTCATCAAACCTGATATCGAAGACCCCGACACCTTTCTTGTGTTCACTCCTTTGGGGAATGTGAAACCGCGAGCAGGCCTCAGTGCGCAAGACCATCTCCGTGCCAGCGAAACCATCCGGATTCTTGTTCTGGATGGTGCCTTGAATCAGATTCGTCGTGCGGTACTCTGCGGCTACATCCAGACCATGGATTATTTTGTTGAGTGCGCTGAAGTATATGGCGACGACGACAGTTGGGTTGAGGAACTGGAGCGTGAAGTGCGCAATACTGCGGATTTGCCGTACGCGACGGCGATCAGGCATGTGTTGACCCGTCAAAGCGAGTGA
- a CDS encoding AAA family ATPase — translation MVKQENMASAGKDSLRLSRLRLRDFRCFEAIDIDFHPQMTVLVAPNGAGKTSILDAIAVAFGPYVGAFDEAVGKHLEPSDIRQFRARRTATNEMEYAPQGARVEAQGTIPGSLLDQLLDEPLPTTWRRHLSSTTKTKTSVKDAKELVNYGKRMQEAARTPGAEVVLPLIAYYGTGRLWQQKKLTDAKNIQRTSRTVGYTDCLDPASSYKSFVQWFRYWSLNAKEAQLKALEAEVRVARTEFDDYIQSVSGAVNACIQPAGWSGVEYSFTRDALVARHEQFGELPVEWLSDGIRNMIGMVADIAFRATKLNGHLGALAAQQTPGLLLIDEVDMHLHPEWQQVVLLKLSQAFPAMQLIVTTHSPQVLSTVPSDCVRILHSEIDPETTSRLVTVGQPQWQTRGVASSDLLARIMGVDPVPHVPEAIWLSDYQALIQQNLHGQSDGRELKRKLEAHFGVEHPVMLECDRLVRLQGIKQRLPRDLGNRER, via the coding sequence CGACTTTCACCCGCAGATGACGGTTTTGGTCGCTCCCAATGGAGCGGGTAAAACGTCCATTCTCGATGCTATTGCCGTCGCTTTTGGTCCATATGTGGGGGCATTCGACGAGGCAGTGGGTAAGCACCTTGAGCCTAGCGATATCCGCCAGTTTCGTGCCAGGCGCACGGCTACTAATGAAATGGAATATGCACCCCAAGGAGCTCGGGTGGAGGCGCAAGGTACTATCCCCGGAAGCCTACTTGACCAATTGCTCGATGAACCGCTGCCCACTACTTGGCGCCGTCATCTTTCCAGCACCACCAAGACCAAGACTTCGGTCAAGGACGCCAAGGAGCTGGTGAACTATGGCAAGCGCATGCAGGAGGCCGCGCGCACGCCGGGTGCGGAGGTTGTTCTGCCTTTGATCGCCTACTACGGTACTGGGCGATTGTGGCAACAGAAAAAACTGACAGATGCGAAGAACATCCAGCGCACCTCAAGAACCGTGGGCTATACCGACTGCCTCGATCCGGCATCCAGCTATAAATCGTTCGTGCAGTGGTTTCGATACTGGAGCCTGAATGCCAAGGAAGCCCAGCTTAAGGCGCTTGAGGCTGAGGTCCGTGTTGCCAGGACTGAGTTCGATGATTACATCCAATCCGTGAGCGGTGCGGTGAACGCTTGCATCCAGCCGGCAGGTTGGAGCGGTGTCGAGTACTCGTTCACTCGTGACGCGCTGGTTGCCCGCCATGAGCAGTTTGGCGAACTGCCAGTCGAGTGGCTCAGCGATGGTATTCGTAACATGATCGGCATGGTCGCGGATATTGCGTTTCGCGCGACCAAGCTTAACGGTCACCTTGGCGCTCTGGCAGCACAACAGACACCGGGATTGCTGTTGATCGACGAAGTCGACATGCATCTGCATCCGGAATGGCAGCAAGTGGTGTTGCTCAAATTATCCCAGGCATTTCCAGCCATGCAGCTTATTGTGACCACTCACAGCCCCCAGGTTTTGAGTACGGTACCTTCTGACTGCGTCCGAATTTTGCACTCTGAAATCGATCCTGAAACTACCAGCCGGCTCGTCACTGTTGGCCAGCCGCAATGGCAGACCCGCGGAGTTGCCAGCTCCGATCTGCTGGCTCGCATAATGGGTGTCGACCCGGTGCCTCATGTGCCCGAGGCCATTTGGCTCTCCGATTACCAAGCGCTGATTCAGCAAAATCTTCACGGGCAGTCTGATGGGCGGGAATTGAAACGCAAACTGGAGGCTCATTTCGGGGTTGAGCATCCAGTTATGCTGGAGTGTGATCGGCTGGTTCGTTTGCAGGGAATCAAGCAGCGTCTCCCGCGTGATCTCGGCAACCGGGAGCGTTGA